A DNA window from Rhodococcus sp. Z13 contains the following coding sequences:
- a CDS encoding aromatic ring-hydroxylating oxygenase subunit alpha: MTATVDLHSVRDRALKTLLSHLEGSRTDQFREIERFERDDYQDPELAEAERDRIFGAVPFIVAHSSELPGPHDFVSADLPRNKAIVVRQKDGTVKAFVNACRHRGAELVTEPSGRCRIFSCPYHRWAYDPDGRLRTVTLDDTFGEFDRSKLGLVELPVEERHGFVWIVDNAQRGIDVAGWLGPEMDEILGSFGIDRLVSVDPHVYRRPANWKILQDGFLDNYHVKYAHPNTAGKMLHTNAVALEDYGRHFWFLTSRKSIDQFIGQDVSWTPSMIDHTIESCFLAPNTMLLRHATHIELLTFRPTGADPGEAIMEMRILAPSIEDSGLEAGHWHKRWEKNWKILVSILHDEDFPILDGSQRALSSLDAGTMLLGRNELAGHLFRREIRRLLDVGPEG, encoded by the coding sequence ATGACCGCCACCGTCGACCTGCACTCGGTGCGCGACCGAGCCCTGAAGACCCTGCTGTCGCATCTCGAGGGTTCGCGCACCGACCAGTTCCGGGAGATCGAACGGTTCGAGCGCGACGACTACCAGGATCCGGAACTGGCCGAAGCCGAACGCGACCGCATCTTCGGCGCGGTGCCCTTCATCGTCGCGCACAGCTCGGAACTGCCCGGACCCCACGACTTCGTCTCGGCCGACCTGCCGCGCAACAAGGCCATCGTCGTCCGGCAGAAGGACGGTACGGTCAAGGCGTTCGTCAACGCGTGCCGACACCGCGGCGCAGAGCTCGTCACCGAGCCGTCGGGCCGGTGCCGCATCTTCTCGTGTCCCTACCACCGCTGGGCCTACGATCCGGACGGCCGGTTGCGCACCGTCACCCTCGACGACACCTTCGGCGAGTTCGACCGGTCGAAGCTCGGGCTCGTCGAGCTCCCGGTCGAGGAACGGCACGGCTTCGTGTGGATCGTCGACAACGCGCAGCGGGGGATCGACGTGGCCGGCTGGCTGGGCCCCGAGATGGACGAGATCCTCGGAAGTTTCGGGATCGACCGGCTCGTGAGCGTCGATCCGCACGTCTACCGCCGCCCGGCCAACTGGAAGATCCTGCAGGACGGCTTCCTGGACAACTACCACGTCAAGTACGCGCATCCCAACACCGCGGGAAAGATGCTGCACACCAACGCCGTCGCGTTGGAGGACTACGGCCGGCACTTCTGGTTCCTCACGAGCCGCAAGAGCATCGACCAGTTCATCGGCCAGGACGTCTCGTGGACTCCGTCGATGATCGACCACACCATCGAGAGCTGCTTCCTTGCGCCCAACACGATGCTGCTCCGGCACGCCACCCACATCGAGTTGCTGACCTTCCGGCCCACCGGCGCCGATCCGGGCGAAGCGATCATGGAGATGCGGATCCTCGCGCCCTCGATCGAGGACAGCGGCCTCGAAGCCGGGCACTGGCACAAGCGCTGGGAGAAGAACTGGAAGATCCTCGTCTCGATCCTGCACGACGAGGACTTCCCGATCCTCGACGGATCGCAGCGCGCCCTGTCGAGCCTGGACGCCGGGACGATGCTGCTCGGCCGCAACGAACTGGCCGGCCACCTGTTCCGCCGGGAGATCCGCCGGTTGCTCGACGTCGGGCCGGAAGGCTGA
- a CDS encoding class I adenylate-forming enzyme family protein, producing the protein MRDTTVLHALRAWSVRRPDVPALSCDDTSLTWSDLTAAVDRAATRLVAEGVRPGDRVGVLGGLSLDWAIAALGVIRTGAVLCPLNERHTAAELERVYRKLSPVAVVAAEPNREVAQLACKEIDTPPKVLDSETLSVAGSEGALPDPGNDPSRPVCIIPTSGSTGTPKGVVYTHESLLGAFFEWSLQAPDLLGAHTLNLSSLSFAAGLLNGFLAPLVLGGSVTMLSKWDPQVAMDLIASEHIATMAGTTIFFEQMAALPTFATTDLSSLKVVFIGGNPVTRELIDAWAAQGVGLRQAYGLTESLSMVTFPTVDMSVRKPESVGVGGILTRVEIMDADGAPCQAGTPGEIWIAGPGVARGYWQDEKLTEETFGGGWLRTGDVGVKDEEGAIRIVGRTKDVIISGGMNIYAAELERAVLEMPEVLEAAVIGAPDDEFGETPAVLVRTAGEIPARRIVDHCRLRLSGYKAPRYVVFRDTPLPRTASMKIDKRALRQEYTEIPARYERFGRAS; encoded by the coding sequence ATGCGTGACACCACCGTTCTCCACGCACTCCGGGCCTGGTCCGTCCGCCGGCCCGACGTTCCCGCCCTGAGCTGCGACGACACCTCGCTGACCTGGTCCGACCTGACCGCGGCGGTGGACCGCGCCGCGACGCGCCTGGTCGCCGAAGGGGTGCGACCGGGAGACCGGGTCGGGGTCCTCGGTGGACTGTCCCTCGACTGGGCGATCGCCGCGCTCGGGGTGATCCGGACGGGCGCGGTGCTGTGCCCGCTGAACGAACGGCACACCGCGGCGGAGCTCGAGAGGGTGTACCGCAAGCTGAGCCCCGTAGCCGTCGTGGCGGCCGAGCCGAACCGCGAGGTCGCGCAGCTGGCGTGCAAGGAGATCGACACCCCGCCGAAGGTCCTCGACTCGGAAACGCTCTCGGTGGCCGGATCCGAGGGGGCACTGCCCGATCCGGGCAACGATCCGTCCCGGCCGGTCTGCATCATCCCGACCTCCGGATCCACCGGAACCCCGAAAGGCGTCGTCTACACCCACGAATCGCTTCTCGGGGCGTTCTTCGAATGGTCGCTGCAGGCACCGGACCTGCTCGGCGCGCACACCCTCAACCTGAGTTCGTTGTCGTTCGCCGCGGGCCTGCTCAACGGCTTCCTCGCTCCGCTCGTCCTCGGCGGCAGCGTGACGATGCTGTCGAAATGGGATCCGCAGGTCGCGATGGACCTCATCGCCTCCGAGCACATCGCCACCATGGCGGGCACGACCATCTTCTTCGAACAGATGGCTGCCCTGCCCACCTTCGCGACCACCGACCTGTCGTCGCTGAAGGTGGTGTTCATCGGGGGCAATCCCGTCACTCGCGAACTCATCGACGCCTGGGCGGCTCAGGGTGTCGGCCTGCGCCAGGCCTACGGCCTCACGGAGTCGCTGTCGATGGTCACCTTCCCGACCGTCGACATGTCCGTCCGCAAACCCGAATCCGTGGGTGTCGGCGGCATTCTCACCCGCGTCGAGATCATGGACGCCGACGGTGCACCCTGCCAGGCCGGCACTCCCGGCGAGATCTGGATCGCCGGACCCGGTGTGGCGCGAGGCTACTGGCAGGACGAGAAGCTCACCGAGGAGACCTTCGGTGGCGGCTGGCTGCGGACGGGGGACGTCGGCGTCAAGGACGAGGAAGGCGCGATCCGCATCGTCGGCCGGACCAAGGATGTCATCATCTCCGGCGGCATGAACATCTATGCCGCGGAACTCGAACGCGCCGTCCTCGAGATGCCGGAGGTGCTCGAAGCTGCGGTGATCGGGGCGCCGGACGACGAGTTCGGCGAGACCCCGGCCGTGCTGGTCCGCACCGCCGGCGAGATCCCGGCCCGGCGGATCGTCGACCATTGCCGGTTGCGGCTGTCGGGATACAAGGCGCCGCGCTACGTGGTGTTCCGCGACACGCCGTTGCCTCGCACCGCGAGCATGAAGATCGACAAGCGTGCCCTCCGACAGGAATACACGGAGATTCCGGCTCGCTACGAACGTTTCGGGCGGGCATCGTAG
- a CDS encoding TetR/AcrR family transcriptional regulator — MVTTAIELIDRDGMAAFSLDRVARALNVRGPSLYNHFADRSEILTEVARAIVLETPRVPDPEPGRWREWLIAECREFRSTLLRHPNVVPVVFTWFPEKLLDKLYDRYSALLAEHGVPESHRLFLLEATHRMTVGSAVCTATGRPAALELPWSTATAGTDADADEILFVEMLKAFLAGVDIGSSR; from the coding sequence GTGGTCACCACGGCGATCGAGCTGATCGACCGGGACGGGATGGCGGCGTTCAGCCTCGATCGGGTCGCCCGGGCTCTGAACGTGCGCGGGCCCTCGCTCTACAACCATTTCGCGGACCGTTCCGAGATCCTGACCGAGGTCGCGCGGGCGATCGTGCTCGAGACCCCCCGCGTGCCCGATCCGGAGCCGGGCCGGTGGCGCGAGTGGCTGATCGCCGAATGCCGGGAGTTCCGAAGCACATTGCTACGTCACCCGAACGTCGTTCCGGTGGTGTTCACGTGGTTTCCCGAGAAGCTGCTCGACAAGCTGTACGACCGGTACTCGGCCCTGCTGGCGGAGCACGGCGTGCCGGAATCGCACCGCTTGTTCCTTCTGGAGGCCACTCACCGGATGACCGTGGGATCGGCCGTGTGCACCGCGACGGGCAGACCCGCGGCACTGGAACTGCCGTGGAGCACGGCGACAGCCGGTACCGACGCCGACGCCGACGAGATCTTGTTCGTCGAGATGCTGAAAGCCTTTCTGGCAGGGGTCGACATCGGCTCGTCACGGTGA
- a CDS encoding crotonase/enoyl-CoA hydratase family protein yields the protein MTETTPEPAALYERRGNVAIITLNRPRALNAVNGALSTAVGNHLEQANADDEVRAVVITGAGRAFCAGADLKALAAGENTFAEGHPEWGFAGYAQHWSAKPTIAAVNGFALGGGTELVLASDLAVVDEEAKLGLPEVKRGLFAAAGGVIRMQQQIPRKVALELALTGEPITAAQGKELGLVNRVAPAGTALEVALELAETIAANAPLAVRESKAMIHRTANSPDWEAEAWNANRTAMKVVFTSEDAKEGPRAFAEKRQPVWQGR from the coding sequence ATGACCGAGACCACTCCCGAACCCGCCGCGCTGTACGAGCGACGCGGCAACGTCGCGATCATCACCCTCAACCGTCCGCGCGCCCTCAACGCGGTGAACGGCGCCCTGTCCACCGCGGTCGGCAACCACCTCGAGCAGGCCAACGCCGACGACGAGGTGCGGGCCGTGGTGATCACCGGTGCCGGTCGCGCGTTCTGCGCCGGCGCCGACCTCAAAGCACTTGCCGCCGGCGAGAACACGTTCGCCGAGGGTCATCCGGAATGGGGTTTCGCCGGCTACGCCCAGCACTGGAGCGCCAAGCCCACCATCGCCGCGGTCAACGGTTTCGCTCTCGGCGGTGGCACCGAACTCGTACTGGCGAGCGACCTGGCCGTCGTCGACGAGGAGGCCAAGCTGGGTCTGCCGGAGGTCAAGCGCGGACTGTTCGCCGCCGCCGGCGGCGTGATCCGCATGCAGCAGCAGATCCCCCGCAAGGTCGCGCTGGAGCTCGCGCTCACGGGTGAGCCCATCACCGCCGCGCAGGGCAAGGAACTCGGTCTCGTCAACCGCGTCGCCCCGGCCGGCACGGCACTCGAGGTCGCACTCGAACTCGCCGAGACGATCGCCGCCAACGCACCTCTGGCCGTGCGCGAGTCGAAGGCCATGATCCACCGCACCGCCAACAGCCCCGATTGGGAGGCCGAGGCGTGGAATGCGAACCGCACCGCGATGAAGGTCGTGTTCACGAGCGAGGACGCGAAGGAAGGGCCCCGCGCCTTCGCCGAGAAGCGCCAGCCGGTCTGGCAGGGCCGCTGA
- a CDS encoding MFS transporter: MRAWLVWSVGVLAYIIAVLHRTAFGVSGLAATERFGISPAVLSGFVVLQLVVYAGMQIPAGVLLDRFGSRRMIAAGAVVLAVGQAILATTESLPVAYLARVLVGVGDSLTFISVLRLVPVWFAPRRVPVVSQLTGIFGQIGQILSAVPFVFLLTGPGWTAAYGSAAGLGLLACVLVLAVVRDAPPGKSRETTAAGLREVLAGLGTVWRRPGTKLGFFTHMGTQFSLTTFALMWGVPYLVSAQGLSPAAAGSMLTVSVVTAIAAGPILGVLSGRFPMRRSWLVLGIILAEVAVWTAVVALPGPAPLWLLVVLVVVISVGGPGSMIGFDYARTFNPGTALGTANGIVNIGGFLATLLVVQMMGVVLEQLGGYTFDAFRAAWLLQYPIWIIAILGVLVTRGRARRDMGVAPRSLRTVVRGRIGRERRNEQD; encoded by the coding sequence ATGAGGGCATGGCTGGTCTGGAGCGTCGGGGTACTCGCCTACATCATCGCCGTCCTTCACCGGACCGCGTTCGGTGTCTCCGGACTGGCCGCGACCGAGCGGTTCGGCATCTCCCCGGCGGTGCTGTCGGGCTTCGTCGTCCTCCAGCTCGTCGTCTATGCCGGGATGCAGATCCCCGCCGGGGTGCTGCTCGACCGCTTCGGCTCCCGCCGGATGATCGCGGCGGGAGCCGTCGTCCTCGCCGTCGGGCAGGCGATCCTCGCCACCACCGAATCGCTGCCGGTGGCGTACCTCGCGCGGGTGCTCGTCGGCGTCGGTGACTCGCTCACCTTCATCTCGGTGCTGCGTCTGGTTCCGGTCTGGTTCGCGCCACGCCGGGTCCCGGTGGTCTCGCAGCTGACCGGCATCTTCGGGCAGATCGGTCAGATCCTGTCCGCCGTGCCGTTCGTCTTCCTGCTCACCGGACCCGGTTGGACCGCGGCCTACGGCAGCGCCGCCGGGCTCGGACTGCTCGCGTGTGTGCTCGTCCTCGCGGTGGTGCGTGACGCCCCGCCCGGAAAGAGCCGGGAGACCACGGCGGCGGGCCTGCGCGAGGTGCTCGCCGGCCTCGGTACCGTCTGGCGCCGGCCCGGCACCAAGCTCGGCTTCTTCACCCACATGGGCACCCAGTTCTCGCTGACGACCTTCGCCCTCATGTGGGGCGTGCCGTACCTCGTGTCGGCTCAGGGGCTCTCCCCGGCCGCCGCGGGTTCGATGCTCACCGTGTCGGTGGTGACCGCCATCGCGGCCGGACCGATCCTGGGCGTGCTGTCCGGACGGTTCCCGATGCGCCGTTCCTGGCTCGTCCTCGGCATCATCCTCGCCGAAGTGGCCGTGTGGACGGCGGTCGTCGCGCTGCCGGGCCCGGCGCCGCTGTGGCTGCTGGTCGTGCTCGTCGTCGTCATCTCCGTGGGCGGGCCGGGGTCGATGATCGGCTTCGACTACGCCCGCACCTTCAATCCCGGCACGGCGCTCGGCACCGCCAACGGCATCGTCAACATCGGTGGCTTCCTCGCGACCCTGCTCGTCGTACAGATGATGGGCGTCGTCCTCGAACAACTCGGCGGCTACACCTTCGACGCCTTCCGTGCCGCGTGGCTGCTGCAGTACCCGATCTGGATCATCGCGATCCTCGGGGTCCTGGTGACCCGCGGCCGCGCCCGCCGTGACATGGGTGTCGCGCCCCGATCGCTCCGCACCGTGGTGCGGGGGCGGATCGGGCGGGAGCGGCGGAACGAACAGGACTGA
- a CDS encoding aldo/keto reductase, which yields MPVRTVELAPGLTVSAQGYGAMSVGPAYGPVDLDEALATLHHAVDLGVTFIDTANVYGDGVSEQVVGKLLAERGDEVQVATKFGLTGSIGTTGTANRRINGRPEYAKQAIDESLARLGVDHVDLYYLHRVDPEVPVEDTVGALAELVQAGKIRHIGLSEATGEELRRAHAVHPIAAIQSEWSIVSRDVERHVVPTAAELGIGFVPYSPVSRGLLTDAFDPAQIGEQDLRRRFPRFAADALPTNLSVREEVRAVGQEAGATIAQVALAWLDAKGREYGLPSVSIPGTRYADRVTENAGALDVTLTDEQIARLDRLADRIAGPRAADPQWVSLGREQ from the coding sequence ATGCCCGTCCGGACCGTCGAACTCGCCCCCGGCCTGACCGTCAGCGCGCAGGGCTACGGCGCCATGTCGGTCGGTCCCGCCTACGGTCCGGTCGACCTCGACGAGGCGCTCGCCACCCTGCACCACGCCGTGGACCTGGGCGTCACCTTCATCGACACCGCCAACGTCTACGGCGACGGCGTGAGCGAACAGGTCGTCGGCAAGCTGCTCGCCGAGCGCGGCGACGAGGTGCAGGTCGCCACCAAGTTCGGCCTCACCGGATCCATCGGCACCACGGGCACGGCGAACCGCCGCATCAACGGCCGCCCCGAATACGCCAAGCAGGCCATCGACGAGTCGCTCGCCCGGCTCGGCGTCGACCACGTCGACCTGTACTACCTGCACCGCGTCGACCCCGAGGTGCCCGTCGAGGACACCGTCGGTGCACTCGCCGAACTCGTGCAGGCCGGCAAGATACGGCACATCGGGCTGTCCGAGGCGACCGGCGAGGAACTGCGTCGCGCGCACGCCGTCCACCCCATCGCCGCGATCCAGTCGGAGTGGAGCATCGTCTCGCGGGACGTCGAACGCCACGTCGTGCCCACCGCCGCCGAGCTCGGCATCGGCTTCGTGCCCTACTCGCCGGTGAGCCGCGGTCTGCTCACCGACGCCTTCGACCCCGCGCAGATCGGCGAGCAGGACCTGCGCCGGCGGTTCCCACGCTTCGCCGCCGACGCGTTGCCGACCAACCTGAGCGTGCGCGAGGAGGTGCGGGCCGTGGGACAGGAGGCCGGAGCGACCATCGCGCAGGTCGCGCTGGCCTGGCTCGACGCGAAGGGCCGCGAGTACGGGCTGCCGTCCGTATCGATCCCCGGCACCCGTTACGCCGACCGGGTCACCGAGAACGCCGGCGCCCTCGACGTCACCCTCACCGACGAGCAGATCGCGCGTCTCGACCGGCTCGCCGACAGGATCGCCGGGCCGCGCGCGGCGGATCCGCAGTGGGTGTCGCTGGGACGCGAGCAGTAG